From the Cololabis saira isolate AMF1-May2022 chromosome 13, fColSai1.1, whole genome shotgun sequence genome, the window GGTCTACATATCAACCATCTACTAAATATTTCCAAGACAAAACTGATGTGAAGAGCAGCAAGAATGTATTCTTTTGCAGTTTCAGATCTGGGTTAAGCGCAGGTATTTCTTTCCAGAAGGCACCTCTTTAGTTGTCACCCCATTAGGGAAGAGAGCAGCAGCTTCCGAGTCGGAGAGCGAGGGGATCACCATGACTTTGTCACCAGGCTGAAAAAGATGTGAGAGCAAGAAAGTGCAGCTCAGAAACAGTGACGTGTTTTGTCACATGATTTGAAGAAAGCGTTATTGTGATATAAGTGCAACTAGCATTTTCTATATCTTCAACTTCTCACCTTCCAGTCAACAGGTGTGGCAACCTTCTTCTGTGCCGTCAGCTGTAAGGAGTCGATGACTCGGAGCAGTTCATCGAAGTTCCTCCCCGTGGTGGCCGGGTAGAGGATGGACAGCTTCAGCTTCTTGTCTGGTCCGATCACAAACACCTGAGGTGCATTCAGTTGACACAGGTTCAACGCAGCAGCAAAGACATGCTTCATTTTTAGGTTCGTTTAAACATGACATCAAAACTTCTCATTTGCTAGttctatttttttcaaacaaaaaaatcctggTAGGATCCTTTCACCTCCATCAGAGTAACAAGATGCTGCGTGTGACCCGTCGTTCATCAGCGGATGTTAAAAGCTGATAAACGACGGATTGCATTTATCCATTTCTTGAACTTGAACAAATTTAAAATAGtcaattttttctattaataagtttcaaacatgcctgtttatgtttaagttcattcattccaaacaagacattccaggcacttttcataatttttttctgttatcatcagatattcactcttattcagttagaggtgggaagaactttcatttacctctttgtcgtacctgcagtcaccaatcctttatcaaattccatggccctcaactctggaactgtttagataggtctcttaagttagtgtcatccttaaaaatgtttaggaccagcttggtggggtaTCTTTTATCTAGGCAAAATTAATAGGCTATTTTtattgaaatgaaattgccattttatggatatttttgtttgtgtgtttattgtgtttttctttgtttcttttaccttttcttttttcctttctattctttctctactgattgatttgtttttgtattgagggggaggattttttaaaagccctcgggcttcttttcctctcctgcacaattatttgtccttgtatgttaaaataattactgtgttatcattgtgcatatgaataaaaaaaaaaaaaaaactctaaacatcagctgataaatgacggatcacacacaccatcttgtgACACTTCAATGAAAGGATCACCGAAACATCTCAAGTATTTAAACAATCTAAATTTGGTCTGAAAAAAGAACTAGCAAATGAAAATTGTAATCTAGAGCCAAAATTAACTTTACTAAATCATGACATCAAAACCTCATGAAAGAAAAGATTATTTCCTGCCAGCAGatttaatttgaattctttCCATTTACCTGTACGCAACATATTTAAAACTTGCGTTGGACACCAGGTGGAGTTCTCCCCTCAGAATGGACACAGGGTGGTAATGGGAGGAGTTACAAGGGGATATGAGGAAGTGCTGCTACAGGTGTGTTCATTGATTTGTTTGGAAGTAAAGTTCACCGAGACTCCCATATTCTGTCTGCTCATCTCATTTAACTCAAAAGGTCAGGGTCACCCCCTGACCTTTGAGTTAGATCACGATAAACACAGATGCTCCTGCAGTATATGCGACAATCAAATTTCCTGAGTTTTGGCAACATGATCCGGCCCCGTGGTTTCAATACATTGAGGCGCAGTTTCACCTCTGCGGTATCAGGGTGGATgacactaatggcgcttttccactagtacctagtcagcccgactcaactcgcctttgcacttttccactaggggtaaAGGCGGGTCTAAccatgccgagtagatacttttctgtaactactctgccgaggttctaagcggctgagtcgggctgaatctgacgtcatcacactacaggccaccgattggtcgggggggcgggccgtcagacgtttgaatcaggaggaGGAAACCAGCGAAAcagcgactctgacggcagcttcttgttcattttatgcaACAgccaatggcagcacaaaagtctgtttcatgatccaactctgaggtgcagatgttcataaacctggtggctgaggagagaattaaaaaaaaaaaaaaagggatctagacgggcgataaggaacgacaagctctatcaggagctctgtctcttcatagctgctcacggctccagctgactatTCAGAAGTGCcgaaacgggaaaaaaaaaaaaaaaaaaaaaaaaaaaaaaaaaaaaaaaaaaaagcatcgttgcttgaagcttctctcactctcattttttaacttgatatcaaacaagtcacagacccagcagcacatctatcatctcctccaggttctacatctttagtgttgtcgtcttctccgtttagatcacacaatcaaatacgtcacagcagcttcaatccaacctcctacttctgatctgggtatggaaatgaaacgagggcaaggtgaGTGGAGCTGAATAGGTACTACTGTAAAAGCACCATAAGTATTATCATGTTGTTGCCGCGTTGGATTCTTCAACTACCCGCCGCGTTATGGGTTTCCTGAGGGAGCTGCCAGCAGACAGAAAATACAAGGCTCTCAAAGCTGCTGTGTCTGTTCCAGTTGTCTGATGAGGAGCGTGCAGATCGCCTGCTGTCACTCAGTGGATTGGGGGACAGTAAACCTACAGAACTAATGGACAACATGCTGGCACCGCTGGGTTCAGGTGACACCACGTTTCTCTTTACACAACTGTTCCTGCGGCAACTCCTGCCTCTAGTGCACACGGCTCTGGCCACCTCTCCTTTCGTGCGCACCACGGATTTCCATGGGTTGGCGCAGGAAGCGGACAGGATTCTACCGGCCTCCCGCCGATACGTTGCGGCTGCTGCCGTGTCGGGTCCGACGGTGGTGGTTGTGGCTGATCGCAGGGAGCAGATGCGGAGAGAGGATGAAAGCGGGCTGTGCTATTATCATCGCCGTTTTGGCACCAAGGCCAAGCGCTGTGTTCCACCATGCTGTTTTTGGAACCAGGGAAACTCCAGTTTCGTATTAATTTCTTACCAAAAATGGAGTAGAGTGGCGACTAAACTTAAAGGCTAAAGCTTTGCGTGAGCAAGAAGAAGAACATTGAAAAGTTTACCGCTCAAAAAGTGAACAGTGTATGCTTCTGGGGTACATGGGAGCAGGTTTAGAGAGAACGGACAGAAAGAGAACTCTTACACAGCGAGCAGTGAGAGGCAGTCCATCTTTGTCTCTCTCATCAGGGTCCAGCATGCCCAGAAGGACTGACAGCTCTCTCTTGTGATCAGCAATGATGGGGAAAGGAAGAGCGCTGCCTGCGTCACCCTTATACGCCATCACATCCTGTCAAGAGGGAAAGGACAAACTTGGTTTTTAGACGTTTAAGGCACGTCACATTCCTACTCCTACTGTAATTAAGCAGACGCTGTTATCCAAAGGGACTTATATCTGAGTGATCACCACAAGCAACAAATCACATAagagcagggccgccgcaaggggtgtgcgaaccgtgcgaccgcatggggcctcgcgctatgggccgttttttttttttcccccttataaatatcaacagtcacgttccattacagacctaaatgtgtactagtctgtgcatatcaataaatatatgtgcaatgatgcgcgtgtctgttgttcaatacaactgcgtcagaccaagcgcagacacaagctgctctgatccagacgggtggagttgaaacaaactgtcacacaatgtcgagagaacgagacagaatcaggaaatttccatcaggggatgaaaaaagaaaaaaaactaaagaaaatggaagagtttaatgcctctctgaaaggcttgtttgataaatttgttacaaaaatcacagatccaaccgggtctcaagAAGCCGTGgagccccgcgtcgaggcaagccaaatgatgatgaggctggggaaggtatccagtattttgctaattggagagttaaaattgcgcatatagacacccgatccgaccagaaaaacccaaaaaattttgggtttttcgcacagggcctcgcaaatcccccaggcggctctgcataagagggtccagctggataagtgctggtcagactgctgagagtccacttggacacaggtgctgctcTATTAGTGCTAgggttatttgttttttgttttttgtttaaggGTTCCCTTCCCACCCAACAATCCCTTTATACAGGAAATTTACATCTTAAAAGACAACATCAtacgatcatcttgtcataagtgcatgcagcttactcagtgctgagtcatgcaaagagctggacaaatctgctatctatatatctacatgagcagagaagttaacTAAATGCAGAAATGCTCCTTAGAGAGCTCAGTCTTTAGCTTGAGCTTAAAAGCAGCTACggaccctgcagatcggacagagtttggtaggtcattccaccatcggggaacaaggAAGGAGAAGAATCTAGTTACTGATTTCAGGCCACGTTgcggtggaagcaccaggcgtctttcactggctgggTTAATAATTCTCTGCATCCCGGCAGTCTTTTCCACAGTTGCAACACAGATATAATAAGTGACCAAAAGTCTTGACTTCTAATCTTCTACTTCTGCATTTTCCATCAGGGTCATGACAAAAAAACTGCTCTGAGTGAAAGTAGTGCAATTCCTGCTGCATGTCAGGGaagaaaagcagaaatatatctCAAAACAGGGCTCTGGtccaaagggggggggggttgatcaAAATAGTTTCATTTACAGGACAGTGCGCATGGGAAGAATATGAAAAGTTGCATCAACCCATCCTAAGATTTTACTGCTCTGACttacaaaccggattcggttgcagttgggaaattgtgtaaaatgtaaataaaaataaaatgatttgacaatccttttcaacccatattcaattgaatacactacaaagacaacatatttaatgctcaaactcataaactttattttaattttcaaataataattaacttttcatcatttcatggctgcaacacatgcagtagaagttgggaaagggcatgtttaccactttgttacatcacctttccttttaataacactcaATAAACGTTTTGGAAGAGAGGAGACTAATTCTCTTAGCTTCTCATGTGGAATTCTTTCCCATTCTTGCTTGATGAACCGCTTCAGTTGTTCAACAGTCCGGGGTCTTTTCTGTCGTATTTTACGCTTCATAATGCTACACACATTTTCAatgggagacaggtctggactgcaagcgggccaggggagaacctggactcttttacttccaagccacgctgttgtaacacgtgcagaatgtggcttggcattgtcttgctgaaataagcagcgGCGTCCATGAAAAAGACGTCGCTTAGatggcagcatatgttgctccaAAATCTGTATGTACTTTTCAGCGTTTATGTTCCTTCACAGAAATGTAAGTCCCCCATGCCATGGGAACTAATGCCCCCCCATACCATCACAGATGCTGCTTTTGAACTTTGCGTTGATAACAGTCCGGATGGTTCCGCTTCCTCTTTGGTCCGGAGGACACGACGCccagtgtttccaaaaacaatttaaaaagtggactcatcagaacacaaaacacttttccattGTGCATCAGTCCATTTTACATGAGCTCGGGCCCAGATAACCCGGCAGCGTTTCATAACCGGCTTTAGCTTTGCATGGTAGAGTTTTAATTTTGGTGATATCCTGTACACACTCATGTCGGTTTTTAAGGCAGTGCCGTCTGAGGGATCGAAGGTCACGGTCATTCAGTCATGGTTTCCGGCCGTGGCGCTTACGTGCAGTGATTTCACCAGATTCTCTGAaccttttgatgatattatggaccgtagatgttgaaatccctaaattccttgcaattttgctttgagaaatgttgttcttaaactgttcaactattttctcacgCAGTTATAGACAAAGTGGTGACCCTCACCCCATCCTTGCTTGTGAATGACTGAGCATGTTTGGGGaggctccttttatacccaatcacggtacccacctgttcccaattagcctgatcacatgtgggatgttccaaataggtgtttgatgagcttttctcagctttctcagtattttttgccaccttccccaacttctactggacgtgttgcagccatgaaattctaagttaattattatttggcaaaaaacaattaggtttatcagtttgaacattaaatatgttgtctttgtattgtattcaattgaatataggttgagaaggattttcaaatcattgtattttgtttttatttacattttacgcaatttcccaacttcaactgAATCCGGTTTGTATTACACAACTGCAGGTTTATGGATATTGAGCCATCTTAAAAGGGGGAGTGTTGCACAATTGAGTACAAGAGTTTGAATCACCACCATTACAATAAAACAGTTATAAAATAAAGACACTTTACAGGACACGAGTGTGTGCATCCCCAACCTTGCTCCAGCCGCGGTGGTCTTCAACACTGTCAATGGACAAGGCGATCATCTTTACACCTCGTTTCTTGAACTCATCGCTGATCTTTGCTGCACACGCGAGCTCAGTGGTGCAGACAGGAGTGAAGTCCCTCGGATGGGAGAACAGGACCCCCCACCTGTAGAGGACAGTCAAGGGTTTTTAGGATACCAGATCAAAATCAATAAACTGGAATATTTTACCCCTATTAGCAGTTCAGTTTTAAGTTGAAGTGTGGCAACGTGTCATTTGAGTCACAGGCTTAAATGCTTAAGATGCCAGGACAGTATTTCCCATGTTTCCTTTTACAAAAGCTCATTTGAAGTGGCTATGGACTGCTTTGCCAAAGCCTTGGTAAAACCACCTTCCTTCCAGGCCAGAATttcaaaaccccaaaattttaatcaaaaaaaggagaactaaccaactaaacaaataaaaaaatattttattactaCAACAATAAAAGATTAACAGCACAATGTGTCAGAGAGGGGAACAAAGTTTCAGCAGAGGAATTTCCAGGCAGAAATTGAAGCAACAGATGTCTCTGGCAAAGAGCAACTCAAGACACAGCTGTGCTCCACTGAGGATGTATGGACGACATTTCCTGAAAAACATCAGTGGGTTCTTATTTTTCATCACATGGTCTAGAGGCAACAGAAAAGTAATCCTTCAGAAAATGTGAGGATCACCTGATTAATGGCTGACCAGAAACCCAAAGTAGACCAAGGCAGTCCAAAAGCCctaaaggaagcatttttctcCTGCTTAAAAAGGGACTTGTAAGATTCAGATATGGCCGTGtgtcgtttgttttttttcccctctttgctCTTCTTGGGTTAAAGCACCATCTTacaccaggaaaaaaaaaccttaattgACGGGAAACATAATAGAAAgccaaagaaaacaaacaaacaaaaaactaggACATGGCTCAAACAGATGACCGGTTCTCACAGTCCAGCAACTACTCCCACCGAGGGAGAAGAAGGAAGTTATTGTGTAGCTAGCCAAACTGCATGGTGTCCTTTTACGTGTTCTGGCAGGTCAAGTCTATGAAAGCTCAACCCTCAGGGGAGGGGGAACcaacaaccaaaaacaaaacaataaaacaggtTTAAATGAAGGAGGGACCAATCTCCACAATGGAGAAGCTGTGACCAGAGGGTTTGGTACTTCTCTGTGTTGagtgtatattattattttaataatcacATCAGTGTTTCTAAGGTGCAGACATGAGTTCCTGCTTCTCTGTTTAGAGCTTAGCATTGAGAATgtgtacatatacacatatatgtctTGTTTTAGGAGAAATGTACATCAAAGTTGTGCATATTCACACCCTCAAATCCCAGCCTGGCTCTGCATGCGGTGTGCAGGCAAACATTTGTTTCCCCTCTGTGCTTTCATAAAAAGGCAGGCCTAACAGGGTTGTGCATTATAATAGATGCCAACTACTGAAATAGGGTTCAAAGTCCTGACTGCCATTAAAAATGTTTGATAATCTGACCAGAGAAAatatgcacatatatatttaaagGCAACTACTGATGGCCAGCTTGTTGTCTTAACTATTTTATTCAGTAGTTCCCACCACTATTAGTTCCTGGGGGAAAAACAATCATTTTAACCATAAGATTGGTAAACTGGCTCTAAACTGTTCTGCAGTCATGCTTGTGTAACTCTGTCTATAAGAGCCACCATGTGGCGCTTTAACTCATGACATGATGGTCTTTTGATCTAGTAACTCACTGATAAAACGTCTTTCTTGTTTTCTGAATTAACATTAATCCAGGTTAAAAATGTGTGGACTGCTTtaatcaaacacaaacacagtttTCCAACCCAACTTTTAAAGATTCAGAAGCGGGCGAATCAGCCACAATGCGTTTAAATCTTCGCACTTACGAGTCGCCCAGAAATTCATGGAACTTGATCTTCCCGATGGTGGTGTCGGCCTCGAAGTTTGGAAACTCGTCTCCCAGCAAGAGTCCAGGCATCCTGTCCTTCAGTTTGTAGTTCACACGGAGAGAAAGCACCGTGGACAGACAGGCTGCTTGTGAAGGCGTGCCGTTATTATAGCAGCTCAGCAGCACATGAGTGGATCCTGCAGGGGGCGGGGATCACGTGACCGGGTCACCTgacacaatacaaaaaaaaaccccaaaataacatcagataaaatacaatgtatgcatgtatacaaTATCCGGTTTTAACtataaaaaatacacaaagggaaaaaaatgtttaataccAGATAAATGGGCCGTTTTAAATCAAGCAActtttgtatttttgaaaataaaagttagtTTCCTAAAATACCAAAAAGTCATAACTGAAAAAGGAAGGTCTGTATCTGCTAAAAGGGTGTTTTTCATGATCATTCTTCGTTAAAAAACGATTTAATCtttgaaataatatttttactttaaaataGTATAATACCAGAGTAActtttgtatttttgaaaataaattcaGTGAGGAATCTTAATTTTGTTTCCTAAAATACCAAAAAACAATAATTGAAAAAGGAAGATTTATATCtgctagaatagaatagaatagaatagaatagaatagaatagaagactttatttatcccccagaggagaaattcagtcgtgcagcagccaaaacacacacgctttatacaaaaaatttaaaatagaaataaccaataagtggttaaataataaaaagagcaatataaaaagtagaaaaatagtatgtacaagagagaaaaaaatagtaaacaccaaaaaaaaggataatatttacaaaaaaattacaaatattttcaaaaatacttgagGTATTTGAGGTATTTACTGGTTATTGCACGTATAAAGATACAGGTTTATTGCACATGGGTGGCTACAGGCAGCTAAAGGGTGtttttcattattcattcatttcattactTGAGGCCGACTCCATTACATATACCtgttttttgctattttttgtgatttgcttgctttttttaatttttgtattttatctgtTGGTGTTTTATCTGTCATTTGTAACTCTGTGTAACTATATGTGTAGTTAACTATGTGTTGCTGCTGcctatcttggccaggtctcccttggaaaagaggtttttGATCTCAATGGGATCTTCCTGGCTAAAtaaaccgcggttgaattggtttgacattggatattggatattatgaattcaacacccataaaacttgtgatacataccactgattttggtcaaaccacttgtgatgtgttcatggtcatctagactatatatcacaaaacagtaattattaaaaaatcatattatgggctgatttaatgaggtttaataaaaacaatcggtgttatgtatcacaagttttatgggtgttgaattcattaaaccacattaaatcagcccatatatatgatttttaaatcagcccatatatatgcccatatatatgattttttaataatttaaaaagttgtatgggtgttgaattcataatatccaatatccaatatcaaaccaattcaacagCGGTgctaaataaaggttaaataaattaaaaaataatatatttttctttaaaaaaaacgatGTAATctttgaaataatattttacgCTTTTTTCATACGTATTACTGATAGAACTCCACTTCCCGTCGTGCTTTGCGAGTACATCAACAAACATGGCTGTCCGGCTGGACGTGATGTGAATTGCCAAACCTGCACCTGCTAAAGtaaagctccagcagctcctcagccCTGCAGATACTGACCACTGCGGTGCCGCCGCACAGCAGCAGAGCCTGCTCCTCATCCGTGGATGAACAGACAACATGCCTTCTCCTAAAAGCAGAAGCCCGGGCCGCAGCGGGGGCAGCCCGGCGCCGGGCAGCCCGGGGCCCGGCGGCTCCTACGAGTTCATGTCGCTGACCAAGCCGCTCCGCCGGCAGGGCTCCGACCCGGCCGCGGCCCGCCTGCGGGCCTCCGAGAGCCCCAGCCGCCGCCGGGGCTCCGGCTCCTCCACGGGCTCAGGGAGCGGCCCGCCCGAGGAGGACGGGATCCGGCTGAACCCGTCCCTGGGCCGGGTGGCTCTCAGCTCGCTGCTGGCTGTGGACCTGATGATGTCCCGGAGACTGGCCGTGTGCGCCTGCGAGGACTCGGCCTGGGGCAGCATGCGGCCGCTCACCAAGCTGCTGGAGGTGTCGGGACACGGCATCCCCTGGCTGGCCGGGGCCGCGTACTGCCTGTACCAGAGCGACAGCGCCGCGGGCCAGGAGGTGCTGCTCAACCTGCTGCTGGGTAAACACTGCTGCCTTTATAGTTCTAATGTAGgaccagtactggagatgagggggggtggtggcatcccccctgaaataaaaacggtcaaaatcatcccccctttccatcccttatgtcatttcatcaatgaatgtggttttactgctatttcaacatttagagtcatcaccagaaaaataacaccagaaaaataacttatttgacaattttcacctgtttcaagtacattttcacttgaaataagtaggaaaatctgccagtgggaacagatttatcttcttattacaagcaaaaaaactcttgttccactggcagatttttctacttatttcaagtgaaaatctacttgaaacaggtgcaaattgttgttttttccagtgatgagtcttgttttaagtgtaatgagattttttttttactaaaatgagacatttggactagaaataagacaaatattcttgttaagattgtgagtttttgcagtgatccattttacttatcctgtgaaggacagacatattgataagttcagaaaactgttttttatttttgtgttttgatgtatttgatataagcccagtggatatttaaagcttacagaaggctgcatttaactgctgctatgtcattcctgcagtatttctgcaggtgttttggtcactgctattatttgtaatatattatattatttgtaatcagcacaaattatctgtccccatatgataaaatccaccatcccccctgattttattttacaactgtgTACCACAGAGCATTagagccaaactaagacaaaaaaaaaatggaaattacgaaaataaagttgtaGAATTACCAGATTAAAgccataatgttgtgagaataaagtcgtaatattacggaataaagtcgtaatatataatataatatataaatataacttcacaagatattcctcattttaacacagggagaagatgctcttcctgttagagttctcataaattaccactttattctcgtaatattacgactttattctcctaaattaccactttattcttgtaatattccgactttattctcgtaatgttacgactttattctcgtaatgttacgactgtATTCTcgcaatgttacgactttattctattacgactttattttcgcaacattatgactttattcacgtaattttacgactttattctcattatattatgactttattctcgtaatttcatttttttttttgtcttagtttggccctgatACTCATCTACTCATCTACTCATTAGTACTCGTCGTACTAATGGGCATGGAAACGCAAAAAGCAAATGTCCTCCTCACAAGTCCCGCTTTATCAGTTTAATTTGTTAGgattttaggcaaggcaagtttatttttttctttatttatagcacaattcaacacaaggtaattcaaagtgctttacatcaacattaaaagcggcaagacacaattaaacagtaaataacaaataaatttatgagaaaagaaggtaaaataataaaaagcacaagttgctgaaaactaagggcagtagagtagagCAGGTACACATATCATtcgcggttttcagaaagt encodes:
- the plpp6 gene encoding polyisoprenoid diphosphate/phosphate phosphohydrolase PLPP6; the encoded protein is MPSPKSRSPGRSGGSPAPGSPGPGGSYEFMSLTKPLRRQGSDPAAARLRASESPSRRRGSGSSTGSGSGPPEEDGIRLNPSLGRVALSSLLAVDLMMSRRLAVCACEDSAWGSMRPLTKLLEVSGHGIPWLAGAAYCLYQSDSAAGQEVLLNLLLGLLLDLILVGVVKAVVRRRRPAHNRMDMFATFSVDRYSFPSGHATRAAMCGRFLLAHLVLATPLRVLVLLWVGLVGLSRVLMGRHNVTDVLFGFWMGYCQYNLIEMLWLSPQTLQGLMGQLV
- the prdx6 gene encoding peroxiredoxin-6, with amino-acid sequence MPGLLLGDEFPNFEADTTIGKIKFHEFLGDSWGVLFSHPRDFTPVCTTELACAAKISDEFKKRGVKMIALSIDSVEDHRGWSKDVMAYKGDAGSALPFPIIADHKRELSVLLGMLDPDERDKDGLPLTARCVFVIGPDKKLKLSILYPATTGRNFDELLRVIDSLQLTAQKKVATPVDWKPGDKVMVIPSLSDSEAAALFPNGVTTKEVPSGKKYLRLTQI